In the Oncorhynchus keta strain PuntledgeMale-10-30-2019 chromosome 16, Oket_V2, whole genome shotgun sequence genome, ACGTCGATGGGGCCTTCTGATTCACACGGCCGCGTCTTTTTTGATCAGGTATTGAACTCAAACGACAGGACTAGAGCCCAGACTCAGACAGGGGATGCTACATCAGGCAATAGTAAAGAGAAacggttcctctgcatgttctgtaacaaagCCTTCAGCTGCCCACATAATGTTgagatccaccagagggtccacacaggggtaAAACCCTTCAGCTGTACACGGTGTCATATGCGCTTCGCCCAGGCTGgcaacctgaagaggcaccagagggtccacacaggggtgaaacccttcagctgtacaCAGTGTCACATGCGCTTCGCCGAGGCTGGTGACCTGAAGAGGCAcgagagggtccacacaggggagaaaccctacagctgcccccagtgtgagaagaggtttTCCCGCCAGCACCAGCTGAAGATGCACTTGAAGGTCCACACGGGAGAAACGCTGTTTGCCTGTACGCACTGCgggaagaggttctcagagaggagctaCCTCAGAATACACCAGCAGAAAAATCATTCCAGTCTATAACATTCAAATAAACCATTTCACGCGTAGCTTCTTACGTTTAGATCAAACCCTGAATTAAAGACACATGTATACATTGTCATTGTTATCAGCAGAAAAGATCCACAGAGACATTTGGAATAACAGTATCAGATTTCAGTGTTTAATATTGCTGGGTAGAATATTGCATCCAGACATTGTGTGTTATAAGCCTAAAGTCTGTTACATATTATGTTTGTACTCTGTAGGGTACATGTTTACAAATGCCTGGATTACTTCCATTCACCTACTGAATATTTTCCCAAGACACTTTTAATGAGAAAAGAAATGCAGTTCAACAAGTTAATGCCAGATTTTTAGTTGGgtcatgtgtgtatatgtgtggttttcatatggtgTATGTACAACTTGTTTATGTTTAATAATCACAAAATGGGACTTTTCATTCCAATACTTTCATTGAGATTATCTTTAATATACATCACATCTGATCCCAACAGTGCTTCATAACCAATACACACTTACTAAATATACTTACTAGGCCCATTATTTAACGCGTGACATGTTCATCGCTGTACATTTTTTGGATGCTGTTAATTGCGTTTCCATATCTCCCCGGCGCATGTGTTTCCGCACCGGCGATTTTTAAGTGCAGAACACAACAGGGAACACCGTTACAGTCAGTGCTTCACACCTTTGCATAGCTGAAGACCGAGAGCCTCTAGCCAAAATCATGTGAAAGTTATACCCAATATTACTggagctatgttttttttttctgccGCAGATTGGCACGCATGTCACAGGCCATTTTAAACTACTCGCAAGCTGCTGTTTTTTTTTGGTTTGATAACAAACACCATTGTTTAGCAAGCTAGTCATGTTACTTAGCAACCTGATACCTTGACCACTGACTAGGCTATGCACAAATTTGGATGGCACAGGAAGAACTGAAAAGGAATTGACTTCAAAGGTAGGCTGCATATTCAAgagtggggtgtgtgtgagagagaggatgtgtgtTTCAAGTTTCCCGGTTTTATTGTCATGTGCactagtacagtgaaatgcctttttctttctctttcccaaCAAAGCAGTAATCAATATCATAGTCAATGGTGTGGGAGTAAGTGTGAGAGACCTGGTGTGGGAGTAAGTGTGAGAGACCTGGTGTGGGAGTAAGTGTGAGAGACCTGGTGTGGGAGTAAGTGTGAGAGACCTGGTGTGGGAGTAAGTGTGAGAGACCTGGTGTGGGAGTAAGTGTGAGAGACCTGGTGTGGGAGTAAGTGTGAGAGACCTGGTGTGGGAGTAAGTGTGAGAGACCTGgtgtgggagggagagtgagagacctgGTGTGGGATTAAGTGTGAGAGACCTGGTGTGGGAGTAAGTGTGAGAGACCTGGTGTGGGAGTAAGTGTGAGAGACCTGGTGTGGGAGTAAGTGTGAGAGACCTGGTGTGGGAGTAAGTGTGAGAGACCTGGTGTGGGAGTAAGTGTGAGAGACCTGGTGTGGGAGTAAGTGTGAGAGACCTGGTGTGGGAGTAAGTGTGAGAGACCTGGTGTGGGAGTAAGTGTGAGAGACCTGGTGTGGGAGTAAGTGTGAGAGACCTGGTGtgggagggagtgtgagagaccTGGTGTGGGAGTAAGTGTGAGAGACCTGgtgtgggagggagagtgggaccTGGGATTAAGTGTGAGAGACCTGGTGTGGGAGTAAGTGTGAGAGACCTGGTGTGGGAGTAAGTGTGAGAGACCTGGTGTGGGAGTAAGTGTGAGAGACCTGGTGTGGGAGTAAGTGTGAGAGACCTGGTGTGGGAGTAAGTGTGAGAGACCTGGTGTGGGAGTAAGTGTGAGAGACCTGGTGTGGGAGGGAGAGTGCGTAGGACTATGTGTGTAAAGTTATCTGAACAGTACAGATCTGTTCTTTGTATCCATAGAGACAGTTATTTTTTTCCCTAGAATACCTGAAGCTTTAACAGTACTTAAaatggtgtgtgtctgtactgtttACAAGTGTTACACTTTAagaacattgataagagggagtaggccgACTCAAACATTGGGAGCATTAATAGCTGTAGCAATGTTAGTGACGTGTTGTTCATGGTGGAAATGCTACTAAAAGATTTTGACGTAGATCATTTTGTGTTTCCGTTCCTTAAAATCAAAGCATGGTATGCCTGTATCTCAATGCACTACTTTTTAAATGGAAAAATCTTCTTTGGGGCCAAATTTGAGCAAATTAATCGCTATTAACTACTGCCGTTAACTTGATTATTGTCATCGTTTGACAGCCCTAATACCTACATATACCCACACACTAACAAACACCTACTGTACACGTCAAAATAGTTTAGTCAGGTTTGTCTGATGACTTAGCATAGCTGACTTATATTTATCCACAACGTCATATTTATGTCCACCATGGTGGGTTTAACAACAATGAAGTCATTCTGTGACTACAGTAAAGGACTCAAACGTAGTGGGGATGGGTAAACAATCCATGCCGAAAGCGTGTTTATtatctgtgtgtgcatgtacctTAAAGAGTCATCTGTATCACCGCTCTcttccaggaggaggagggtccagaggtgctgctggtgaaggaggagggTATGGGGAACCCTGACGGGACCATGTTCACAGAGGACAACCAGACTACACCTCCTCCTGAACCCACAGAGGAACCAGCTGAGCAGCACAGgaccacacacagtctcactgagGTGAGCCCACTGTGAACTGGGTCGTTCCACGAAATGACTGtctttttaaacatatttttaagtagaaattgtgcaccaatattacattttaaaagcctgttatggggcctcccaagtggcacagcagtctaaggcactgcatcgcagtgttgaggcatcactacagcctggggttggatcccaggctgtgtcacatctGACCGTGactaggagtcccatagggcagcgcacaattggcccagtgtcatctgggtttggccgggtgGCTTTACTCGGCTCTGCCGATGTAGCTAAAATGTATACattatttttttcctcatcaataggcacataataccccataatgacaaagtgaaaacaggttgttataaatgttagcaaattttaaaaagcaacaaaaaaaatacctttatttacataagtattcagaccctttgctatgagactcgaaattgagctcaggtgcatcgtgtttccattgatcattcttgagatgtctctacaacttgaatggcgtccacctgtggtaaattcaaattgattggacatgatttggaacgtAACATACctgtctacagtgcattcggaaattattcagaacccttgactttttccacgtttagttacgttacagccttgttctaaaatcaATGaaagtttttttcccccctcatcaatctacacacaacactccataatgacaatgcaaattAGTCTTtttgaaatttttgcaaatgtattcaaatttCAGagcggaaatatcacatttacataagtattcagaccctttacttagtactttgttgaagcacctttgggtatgacgctacaagcttggcacatctgtatttggggagtttctcccattcttttctgcagatcctctcaaccttGTCAGTTGGATGGGGACTGTCGCTGCatagctgttttcaggtctccccagagatggTAGATCGGGttaaagtccaggctctggctgggccattcaaggacattcagagacttgtcccgaaaccactcctgcgttgtcttggctgtgtccaTATGgtcgttttcctgttggaaggtgaaccttcgccccagtctaggtcctgagcgctctggagcaggttttcgtcaaggatctccctgtactttgcgccattcatcattccctcgatcctgactagtctcccagtccctgcctctgaaaaacatccccacagcatgatgctgccaccaccgtgcttcactgttgggatggtgccaggtttcctccagatgtgacgctgggcattcaggccaaagagttcaatcttggtttcatcagatcagaaaATATTTTCTCATAATCATAATTtccagcaccaaaccagtgtctacatatgtgaaaacaGACCGTTTAtatgatctgtggttaaaaagaTAAGGTCCTAAAAAATGCTTCTCTGTGATGGATTAAATGCACAAGGGAGGGTATTTTCTTGCTCCCAACATCACCGCGAATCTCAGTGTTTGAATATCACTTTTTTTATGTCATCGGGTAGAATGTTTTTactttatatttttttacttaactTTAGAAATGTGCCGTTTTCACATAcgtaatgggtttccatggtcgagcagctgcaaacaagcttaagatcaccatgcgcaatgccaagcgtcggctggagtggtgtaaagctcgccgccattagactctggagtagtggaaacgcgttctcttgtgtgatgaatcacgcttcaccatctggcagttcgacGGACGAATATAGTTTTGGCGGACgccaggagaactctacctgTCCCATTGCATTgcacaactgtaaagtttgatggatgagaaataatggtctggggctgtttttcatggtttggactAGGTccgttagttccagtgaaggtgaTTCTTAATGCTAtagcatacaatggcattctagaccATTCTGTGCTTCCACCTTTTGTgaaaacagtttggggaaagccctttcttgtttcagaatgacaatgcccccatgcacaaagcaaggtccatacagaaatggtttatcaAGTTCGGTGTGGAAGACCTTgacaggcctgcacagagccctgacctcaaccgcaTCTAtcacctttgagatgaattggaacgccgactgcaagccaggcctaatcgcccaacatcagtgcccgacctcactaatgctcttgtggctgaatggaagcaagtccctgcagcaatgttcttacatctagtggaaaaccttatCAGAAGATCGgtggctgttatagtagcaaaggggggaccaactccctattaatgtccatgattttggaaaggGATGTTCTACGAGCAAGTGTCCACATGCACTAAAAGTATGTTGACACTGGTATtttgctggagataatgaaagtgaggttgaaaagtggtggcGTTGCCCTTTAAGTGTGAGACCATGCCTTTGAATTATCAAAACATTTTAAGGGTCAAGTAATCAAATCAACTAACATGTTTGCATAGTACTCATAGCAATCCCTCATTGCCCAATCAGAAGATGCTCCATAGCAGGGTGCTCATATCATATTTCTTGATCCAAcatcctctcactctgtatctcttacagtcagtagacatggaggatgggaagccTGATCTGCTGCTAGTcaaagaggagacagtagaggatGGACCAGAGAACATTGACCTGATGAGTGGACTAAAGATGGTGGAGCAAGGTAAGGGAGACATGcatatttacatttgagtcatttagtagacacacttatccagagcaacttacaggagcaattagggttaagtaccttgctcaagggcacatcgacagatttttcaactAGTCAGCctaatgctcttaaccgctaggctacctgcctaaaTAAAGTAATGGATCTTCACAGGGAATGGTGATGCGCCTGGCTATTTTCTTTTCTATATTTTCTTAATTCATAAAATAAAATCAATGGAACTTATGTTTACATATAAAAACAGACATTATAATCTATAAACTTGACCAGGTaattgacaacaacaaaaatccataTGTAGAGTTCTCTGCCATGTTTGTAAAGTCTATTTTGTAACCTCTTCCTGCAGGTGGTTGGCTGGAGGCTAACAGAGGAGACTGGGTGACCATTTTGGATTCCAAGGCCCAGACCGGTGCAGCCAAGGGCCCAGGGGACAACATCACTGAGCAGGCCAGGACCAGAGGTGACATAGTGGAGGTCAGTGGATGGGACAGCGTCCTCAACTCTGGGCTGGTGAACAACACTGTTAACCACAACCAGAAACAGACAGttgaacacaaaacaacaaccaaacttagtctccatgacaacagactggctGAGACCAGGGTGAGGCATAGATTTGGTCCGCAGGGACAGGGAGGTATCCATATGCGGCGGGAGAGAACAGAAACAAACTCTGCTAGTGATACTCCGTCCTGCTCCTATAGTTGTGATTCAGAGAGACTGTTGGCACCTCAGGTTAATCCCCTAACAGGTGCTGCCTTCAGCCTGCCTTCTTTAGGATCTCTCAACTGGAACATGGACCCTGCGACAACACAGACACTCCCTGGCCTTCGTCCTCCTCACAGTCTCCTAATGTTAAACCAGACCTCAGACCATGCTAGTGCTTCAACAGTAAATGGCTACACAAGCCTTTTGACAAATGACAGTAGTAGTGATGCTATCAGTAGATCTGGTGGCAAAGAGAAGCGCTTCCCATGTTCATTCTGTGGGAAAGTCTTCAGTTTCTGCAAACAGGTGGAGATCCACCAAAGGATGCACACGGGGGAGAAACCATTCAGCTGCCACCTGTGCCAGGCCAGTTTTTCACAATCATCCAGCCTGAAGAGGCATCAGagagtccacacaggggagaaaccctataGCTGCCCCCAGTGCGAGAAGAGGTTCTCCCGCCAGCACCAGCTGAAGatgcacctgaaggtccacacgGGAGAAAGGCCATTCGACTGCACTCACTGTAGGAAGAGGTTCTCGGAGAGGAGATACCTCAAGATGCATCAGCAGAAAAACCATTCCACTATAACATAGAAAGTAACCATTCCACTCGATAGCTTCTGATGCTAAGATCAAACCCTGCTTTAAAAGTAGATGCAGAAAGATGACAAAGATGCATAAAATAACAGCAGTCGTGGCTTAATCGTTGAAGTGCAAGGCCCAGACATTGTGTGatatacaattgaagtcagaagcttacatacatacaccttagccaaatacatttaaactcagtttttcacaattcctgaaatttaatcctagtacaaattccctgtcttaggtcagttaggatcaccattttcttataaaatgtgaaatgtctgaataatactagagagaattatttatttcagcttttatttatttaatcatgtcttgtgatggccactccaacaccttgactttgttgtccttaagccattttgccaaaactttggaagtttgcttggggtcattgtccatttggaagacccatttgcgaccaagttttaacttcctgactgatgtcttgagatgttgcttcaatatatccacataattttcctccctcatgataccatctattttgtgaagtgcacccgaccctcctgcagcaaagcaccccacaacatgatgctgccaccccgtgcttcacggttgggatggtgttcttcagcttgcaagcctccccctttttcctccaaacataacgatggtcattatggccaaacagttctatttttgtttcattacaccagaggacatttctccaaaaagtacgatctttgtccccatgtgcagttgcaaaccgtagtctggattttttatggcggttttggagcagtggcttattccttcctgagcggcctttcaggttatgtcgatataggacttgttttactgtggatatagatagttttgtacccgtttactccagcatcttcacaaggtcctttgctgttgttttggtattgatttgcatttttcgcaccaaagtacgttcatctctaggagacagaacgcatctccttcctgagcggtatgacagctgcgtggtcccatggtgtttatacttgcatactattgtttgtacaggtgaacgtggtaccttcaggcgtttggaaattgctcccaaggatgaaccagacttgtggaggtctacaatttttttctgaggtcttgagtttgagttaatttttttatttttacagggacagtgcacattaatcaacgtttcagtaaaagtgccggttttagccagccggctaattttcaaccgcagtccctgggcaggttattaaaaacaattacaatatagacaatagcaacatagaacaagcaagacatagcaacataggacaagcaagacatagcatacagacagagcaacataggacaagcaagacgtagcatacagacagagcaacatagaacaaaaagcagcaagacaaaattcataaaagcaacaaagtgtttccacacctcacaagctacagacaacagacaacatggaaagcggcaacacacagctcgggaccatgttcacaaatctgattgacctttagccatgtcgtcaagcattttgtgaaagtgtgatatgtggtgcagttatgtgtgtctgatggcagtgtattccagacatgggaagctctcacagagaatgcagatttactaaaggtgcttttccttaggggaactatacagtcacctctcatggcagaccttgtggatctgctgccatatgtctgggttttctgtttaacaaaaatattgagtggagggggagccaggccattaaggatcttgaatacaagacatgcgtcggtgtattgcacaagattttcccaactcaagagctcatgctttctaaggatgtgacaatgatgatggctattgggcttcctatcaagcactttgaaagcctgtttgtagacagactgaataggttttaatgttgtacagcaagcttgggcccaactagtcaagcagtatgttaagtgggggagtatcatagagttgaagtacagttttcctacctctgtagtcaaacactttcgtataaatcggaaattagctaggttgaatttagttatttgaattacctttttcacatgctttttaaaagagaggttggaatcaagtatgatgccaaggtacttaaaatcggataccacctggagcttctcccctgacacatagacatctggctcagtagcatctgttgccctctttgtgaagaacatgcaaacagtgtttttcacattgagatgcaaacacgagtcactgagccactttgtaacctggaccattacagtagtgagttcttgtgcagcttgttgtttgctctttgcatgcacatatatcactgtatcatctgcatacatttgaacttcataCCCAgtacagagagaagacagatcattaatgtacaggctgaacaggaggggccccagtattgacccttggggcacgcccacatcatagctacgagtgggcgacagctcattgctcactctgacacactgagttctgccttcaaggtatgatttcatccatctcaaggcatcaggggaaaagttgcacttggacaattttgtgatgagaatctcatggttaacagtatcaaaagccttccttaggtccagaaacacagccccaacagcaccccctttgtccatcttggacttcacattttccagaaaaaagcagttggccgtttctgtggagtgttttgctctgaagccaaactgcatggagtgtaatgtgaaggggctgttgttgaggtgggcaatcagttgttctactacacacttttcaacaacctttgacaccacaggtagtatactaatgggcctgtagttactcacgtcagcagggtcgcctgatttaaagatggccgttattatggccgacaAGGTgattagtgagctaatcaccttgttcacctttgactcagaaacctcccttatgatgaagacaggttgagtgtcattcactagcactgagcccaagaaaccagtggaggggttctgtgtcagtaccctgacagagtcaaCAAAGTAGGAATGGAAGGCTATTGCTATttcgactgcatcctgtgttagattgttactcaccatgatttctagtctttttgcagtgttactatggtctttccctgttaacttttttagattctcccatatcaatttagaatttccctttgcttcaccaattatgttaataaaaaagtttgccttggcctgtctgatttctttcatcaccttatttctcaacatggtaaacctacgtctgtcatgctctaatttagattttagggctatttttagagcataatcttgttctttcatcaatttccagatttctccatttagccaaggaagagtgctcttttggccaggtttggatttgattttctttaggaagccatttattgtagtctggattgtggatagaaaaacctgactatcagcttccacgtctgtataggacaagagatcattccagtttattcccttaattgctttttcaaaatagtttaattcactcttaggtattctgagttgatccggctttctaacagtagagaggttaaacctgctcttagacagctttctggctataagtgtcagattatgatcagacagcccagtaaccatattgaatgatttagtcactctctctggtttattactgaacaccaaatcaatctgtgttttagagcaacaagtcaccctggttggccctttaactagctgtgtaaggtcaaaggtattagtgatccgtttgagggttttcctacaacacttgtcttcataattaatgttaaaatctcccattaagatgacctctttcccaaaatcacattccctaaccatggtattaaactgatcaaaaaacacacttttggtggaaggtggcctataCATTCCAATGAGGGTAAAAAACATTTGGGGAGACAGTGTAACGTTCAGGCCGATACATTCTGGTTCATTATCACATTACcactcaatttgtttacatcggatatgttctttaatgtaaatcatcacaccccctcctcttccttcaatcCTGTCTCTCCTGAAAACATTGTAGCCAGGCACAATCAAAGCAGCATATGGAGAGTGCTTATGGAGCCATGTctctgagaggcagagaaagTCAAGGTTGGAGTCTGTGAGTAGATGTTGAATTAGATAGCTCGTGGGTCCCAGATGACTCGAGAGTGATTGACACATTGAAAAAAGTTAAATTTTCTGTGTTTTCTGACGGCTGGGTTTAGGCCGTTTTGTTTCGTTTTGATTAGGGGCAGTTCGGTAGCGCAATTAACAATCCCTCCCGCCTGCACTGGATGCGGGGAACTAATTAAAATAGCTTGCGTACCAGAAGCAGAGTCAGGGATCGCATATAGCGACTCTGGTATGTTTGAAGAGTCAAAacatgatttcttttgattttcccatgatgtcaagcaaagaggcactgagtttgaaggtaggccttgaaatacatccacaggtatacctccaattgactcaaatgatgtcaattagcctatcagaagcttctaaagccatgacataattttcttgatttttccaagctgtttaaaggcacagtcaacttagtgtatgtaaacttctgacccactggaattgtgatacagtgaattatacgtgaaataatctgtctaaacaattgttggaaaaattacatgtgtcatgcacaaagtagatgtcctaaccgacttgccaaaaccttagtttgctaacaagatatttgtggagtggttgaaaaacgtgttttaatgactccaacctaaatgaatgtaaacttccgacttcaactgtataaggcATATAATACaatattgtgttacagcctgaatttaaaatgtattacatgtaTATTTTTGTCACTGGGTTatacaatagcccataatgtcaaagtggaattatgtttttccaaaaggtttacaaatgaattacaaatgataagctgaaatgtcttgagtcagtaagtattcaacccattagttatggcaagcctaaataagttgtTGTGGAAatgtcctctatttaccaaatcatgggagcaaaccacacacacacgtcagagttagttataaaagtccatctttaattatatgagctcttatcacaatcctgtgactctcagataaattcagtgtctcccagtgaattctctgagagcccccttacaatgcaactgagttcctttaatagcaaagacacacatagtcagacagcatagacataattcatcgttcagctttgtctcctttcccaaaccccagaaccataaaccaatcctccaaatcaacaggcatatatcaaattgtcatttagatacaaccaactcaAAATACAACCAAACCTGGACAAACTcatggagaggagagtgaggctataggttaagataaaagcaacattagagggagcatagaatgattccagacact is a window encoding:
- the LOC127908084 gene encoding zinc finger protein 112-like, producing the protein MRRERTETNSASDTPSCSYSCDSERLLAPQVNPLTGAAFSLPSLGSLNWNMDPATTQTLPGLRPPHSLLMLNQTSDHASASTVNGYTSLLTNDSSSDAISRSGGKEKRFPCSFCGKVFSFCKQVEIHQRMHTGEKPFSCHLCQASFSQSSSLKRHQRVHTGEKPYSCPQCEKRFSRQHQLKMHLKVHTGERPFDCTHCRKRFSERRYLKMHQQKNHSTIT